The genomic window AGAGCGGTCGGCCGACCAGCGAGATGGCCTTCTCCTCGAAGTTCTGAGCCTGTTCGGGCTTGATCTCGGCGGCCTGCTCCTTGATCAGCTGGCGTGCCTCGTCGGGCGTGAAGTACTTGCCGAAGAACTGCGACACCAGGCCCAGGCCCATCGGGAACTGGTAGGCCTGGCCGCCGTGCATGGCGAACACGCGGTGCTGGTAGCCGGTGAACTCGGTGAACTGCCGCACGTAGTCCCACACCTTCTTATTGGAGGTGTGGAACAGGTGGGCGCCGTACTTGTGCACCTCGATGCCGGTCTGCGGCTCGGGCTCGGAGTACGCGTTGCCGCCGATGTGCGGGCGCCGCTCGAGCACGAGGACACGCTTGTCGAGCTGAGTCGCCACGCGCTCGGCAATCGTCAGGCCGAAAAAGCCGGAGCCGACGACATAGAGGTCAAAGCGACCGGTAGGAGAAGTCATCGGTTGCCTAGGGTATCTGACCCTGCGGCCAAAACCCGCTTTGGCGACATCAGCGGAACGTCACACCTATGAACCACTGACGTCGCGATTGCCTCACGATTCGATCTCATCACTCTAGTCACACCATTCTCACTCGTACCATCAACCGTGTGGGTTTCCTGCCGTGCACTCGAAGGTCGAGATCGGCGTGAGCCGACGCACCGCCTAATCCAGATTGAGGAGACTTCCGTGCCGAACCGACGCCGACGCAAGCTTTCGACAGCCATGAGCGCGGTCGCCGCCCTGGCAGTCGCGAGTCCATGTGCCTACTTCCTTGTCTACGAATCGACGAGTTCGAATCCACCGCCGCAGCACCACGAGTTCAAACAGGCGGCGTTGATGAGCGACCTGCCCGGTGAACTGATCGGCGCACTGTCGCAAGGACTGTCGCAGTTCGGGGTCAACCTGCCACCGGTGCCCGCGTTGGGCGGTGCGGGCGGCGCCAGCACCGGCCTGGGCACCCCTGGCCTGGGCGCGACGACCCCTGGGTTGGCCAGCCCCGGGTTGACCAGCCCTGGCCTCGCCAGTCCCGGATTGACCAGCCCCGGCCTGGCGAGCCCCGGTCTGACCAGTCCCGCTCTGCCCGGTCTGACGCCCACGACGCCCGGCGCGTTGGCCTCGCCCGGAGGCGGGCTGCCGTCTCCCACGCCCGGAGCGGCCACCACTCCCGGGCTGCCCAACCCCGCGCTCACCAGTCCGACCGGAGCCGCTCCCGGGTTGACCAGTCCGGCAGGCGTGAGCCCGGCGGCCGGCACGGGTGAGGTTCCGATCACCGCACCTGCGGCGTTGGACCCCGGCGCCGACGGCACCTATCCCATCCTGGGTGACCCGTCGCTGGGCGGCGGCACCGGCCTGGGGCCGGTCAGCCCGGTGGGCACCGGCGGCGGTGGCTCGGGCGGATCCGGCGGCGGCGGCGGGCTGGTCAACGACCTGATGCAGGCGGCCAACCAGTTGGGCGCCAGTCAGGCCATCGACCTGCTCAAGGGCCTGGTGATGCCGGCGATCATGCAAGGGGTGCAAAACGGCGGCGCCGCGGGTGCACCGGCCGCGGCCGCTCCGGCCCTGCCGGCGGCGGTTCCCGGGGTGCCGGCACTGCCCGGCGCGGCGGCCGTGCCCGGAGTCCCGGCGGCGGTACCCGGCGTCCCGGCGCTGCCGGCGGCGGTACCCGGTGCGGCCGCGCTGCCCGCGGCCGCGGCTGCGGTCCCGGCGCCCGCTCCGGCGCTCCCCCCGGTCTGACAAAGCCTGTCACCTGACGACACCGCAGGGTTGCCTGCGGTGTCGTCGACAGGTTTCTCCACTTAAGTACCGTGTCGTCCCATCGGAAACATTAGACACACACGTAACATCGCCTGGTGCCGTCCCGCAACCGCGCACCGACGATGCTGGTCACCGCTATTGCGGCGACGGTTGTCATCGTCGCGTCGGTGCTGTACCGCCCCGCTGACGACAACCATCAGCTGCCTCACCCCGCCGAAACCCAGCTCGCCGAACAGCCGCTGGTCGGACTGGGTGGCGGTGTCACGGTTCGGGAGCTGACGCAGAACGCCCCGTTCTCCCTCATCGCACTGACCGGCGACCTGGCCGGTACGTCGACCCGGGTCCGGGCCAAGCGGCCCGACGGTTCGTGGGGACCCTGGTACCAAGCCGAATACGAAACCGCCGCGCCCGACGGCGGTCAGCCCGGCTCCGGACCGCGCAGCACCGATCCGGTGTTCGTCGGCACCACCACCACCGTGCAGATCGCGGTCACTCGCCCGATCGACGCGCCGGTGACCCAGTCCCCGCCCCCGCCGCCCCCGAAGCCGGACACCGGCAACCTGGGTTACCGCCCGGTGACGAAAGAACAGCCGTTCGGGCAGAACATCT from Mycobacterium kubicae includes these protein-coding regions:
- a CDS encoding PirG, whose product is MPNRRRRKLSTAMSAVAALAVASPCAYFLVYESTSSNPPPQHHEFKQAALMSDLPGELIGALSQGLSQFGVNLPPVPALGGAGGASTGLGTPGLGATTPGLASPGLTSPGLASPGLTSPGLASPGLTSPALPGLTPTTPGALASPGGGLPSPTPGAATTPGLPNPALTSPTGAAPGLTSPAGVSPAAGTGEVPITAPAALDPGADGTYPILGDPSLGGGTGLGPVSPVGTGGGGSGGSGGGGGLVNDLMQAANQLGASQAIDLLKGLVMPAIMQGVQNGGAAGAPAAAAPALPAAVPGVPALPGAAAVPGVPAAVPGVPALPAAVPGAAALPAAAAAVPAPAPALPPV